One region of Gossypium raimondii isolate GPD5lz chromosome 6, ASM2569854v1, whole genome shotgun sequence genomic DNA includes:
- the LOC128041718 gene encoding uncharacterized protein LOC128041718 has translation MNGRLPSRPNTEVIGRTRSTFVDGFRNVAIRGFVVSFKGLEVDQEKVQAIQEWPRVGIGAVLTQDGIPVAYFSKKINGAVLNYPMYDKEMYALIRSLETWQHYLWPKEFMIHSEHEALKLLGFSYLKELYVADDDFGNIFAACENGSFEKFYRYEGFLFKKGKLSIPQGSIQELLTQEVHSGGLMGHFGASKTLSTVQEHFYWPRMRRDAARVYERCVTCKRANSKVQPHGLYMPLPIPEFPWTGVSMDFVLGLPRTKIGKDSIYVVVDRFLKMSHFIACAKTDDAVHVANIFFR, from the exons ATGAATGGAAGACTGCCTTCAAGACCAAACacg GAGGTCATTGGAAGAACACGTTCAACATTTGTGGATGGTTTCAGAAACGTTGCGATAAGAG gttttgttgtGAGTTTCAAAGGATTGGAAGTTGATCAAGAGAAAGTTCAAGCGATTCAAGAATGGCCGC GTGTAGGAATTGGGGCTGTGCTAACACAAGATGGAATACCAGTGGCGTATTTCAGCAAGAAGATAAATGGCGCTGTTCTCAACTACCCCATGTATGATAAGGAAATGTATGCCTTAATTCGATCTCTTGAGACGTGGCAGCATTATTTGTGGCCAAAGGAATTCATGATTCACTCTGAGCACGAAGCCTTAAA GCTACTTGggttttcttatttaaaagaattgtaTGTTgctgatgatgattttggaaaTATTTTTGCTGCTTGTGAGAATGGATCTTTTGAGAAGTTTTATAGGTACGAGGGATTCCTTTTTAAGAAAGGTAAGTTAAGCATACCACAAGGCTCGATTCAGGAACTGCTTACGCAAGAGGTGCATAGTGGAGGTCTCATGGGCCACTTTGGTGCAAGTAAGACACTATCTACCGTACAAGAACATTTCTATTGGCCAAGAATGCGAAGAGATGCTGCACGTGTCTATGAGCGTTGTGTGACTTGTAAACGAGCCAATTCCAAAGTTCAACCACATGGTTTGTATATGCCGCTGCCCATACCTGAATTTCCTTGGACGGGTGTATCCATGGACTTTGTCCTCGGGTTACCACGAACAAAAATAGGAAAAGACTCTATATATGTTGTAGTTGAcagatttttgaaaatgtctcattttattGCATGTGCTAAGACTGATGATGCTGTTCATGTAGCTAATATCTTCTTTAGGTAA